In Pseudomonadota bacterium, the DNA window TGCCAGCCTTGGCGAGGTCAGCGACGCCCTGCGCGGCGTGTTCGGCGTCTATCAGCCCGGCCGCTGAGCCAGTTGCCATGACCGACGGCCTGCGCGTTGGCGCCGACGAGGTCACGCGCTGCTGGTGGTGTGGCGACGACCCGCTGTACGTGCGGTACCACGACACCGAGTGGGGTCGGCCCGTGCGCGACGACCATCGGCTCTACGAGAAGCTATGCCTCGAGGGCTTCCAG includes these proteins:
- a CDS encoding DNA-3-methyladenine glycosylase I; protein product: MTDGLRVGADEVTRCWWCGDDPLYVRYHDTEWGRPVRDDHRLYEKLCLEGFQ